Proteins found in one Vicia villosa cultivar HV-30 ecotype Madison, WI unplaced genomic scaffold, Vvil1.0 ctg.000182F_1_1, whole genome shotgun sequence genomic segment:
- the LOC131625086 gene encoding uncharacterized protein LOC131625086, with protein sequence MEAFGLLWKAEVPFKIKAFGWRLFHNRLPMKDLLVLRGMSFPLEELKCTFCGQCVETRDHLFFGCLVVGNIWREIAFWVGKGAFLDEGCLSNFLDWHRYFDSLNVLDRKLDLVWLATTWSLWLVRNGACFRKEAWSVNNIVWDIKNLVWRWPFCGKTTHPNYSFYEFSKDPIYFIS encoded by the coding sequence ATGGAAGCTTTTGGATTGTTGTGGAAAGCGGAGGTTCCGTTCAAAATAAAGGCATTTGGGTGGAGACTTTTTCACAACCGGCTCCCAATGAAAGATCTTTTGGTTTTACGAGGTATGTCTTTCCCTTTGGAAGAATTAAAGTGTACATTTTGTGGTCAATGTGTAGAAACAAGGGATCACTtattttttggttgtttggtggttggaaatatttggagagaGATAGCATTTTGGGTGGGTAAAGGGGCTTTTTTAGATGAGGGGTGTTTATCAAATTTTTTGGATTGGCATCGTTACTTTGATAGTCTAAACGTTTTGGATAGGAAGTTGGATTTAGTTTGGCTTGCAACGACGTGGAGTCTTTGGTTGGTTAGAAACGGTGCGTGCTTCCGTAAGGAGGCGTGGAGTGTGAATAACATTGTTTGGGACATTAAGAATCTAGTGTGGAGATGGCCTTTTTGTGGAAAAACTACCCATCCCAATTACTCTTTTTACGAGTTTTCTAAGGATCCAATATATTTTATCTCGTAA